GGCCCCCGACGTGGTCGCCGCCCCTCCACCCTTGACGCAGCGCTGTTCTCCGTGGGTGGTGGTTCCTCCACTTATTCCGGAATCGCCCATTCGGACGCTCTGCGATTCGCCATAGAGAGGCCCGACTCGAGTAGAGCGCCGCGTCGCGCCGGCGTGACGTCACACAAGCGCCCCTCGCTGAAGGCTTTCCCCGCCCCCTCCGGCACTGTTCTCTCTTTCCGGACCTGGCTGAGCAGGAGGCGCCATCATGGTGAGCGTGCTTTGAGGCGCTCCGGGCTCGATTATCCGCCGCCATCCGCCGCGGTTTTGGGCTGGGGGAGTGCTGGAGGGGAGCAGGGATGTCGGGGGGGTTCGAAGGGGGCGACTCCCGCAGTGAGGGGACTGTTTTGGTGGATTCGAAGACCAAGGGTGGGTCAGTTCTATCAGCCTATGGCCACTCTCGTCCCCTTTTATTAGTCTAGTTCCAGTTGAGCAGATAACCCAATTGAAGTGCAAGGAAGTTAAACGTTGTGACCGGGGCCACGTTGCACATTGCGTTCTTCGCCACATTGCAAAGAAGTGGCAGAGCCGGGATTCGGACCCGGGTGCTAACCTCACGTCCGCGCTTGGTCTCTTATCTTTGCCTCCCCTACCTGGACCTGTCACTCCCCCGACCTGGAACCTTGGGTTCTGGGGGTGAGGGAGGTCTCCACCGTCCGATGCCCGGCTTTTGCGGCCAGGCGGACCTCTGAAGTCTCAGCTCCCTGTCCAGCCTTCAGTCTTGGCTTTCCCCGCCTGTAACCCCAGTTTCTTCGTCTGTGCATTGGGAACACAGTAATCATGCGTCAGAGACGCGAGTTTGGGAAGAAGCTGTAGAAGCTACACATCGGAGATCTTGCATACTGAAGTGCTGGAGGAAAGGAGCTACGAATAGCCATGTAGTTCTCTACAGCGCCTGACACGGCCTGTTAAGGAATCTCAGGACAGCAGCCGGAAGTGGTGGAAGTTGTGGCTTCCTTCAGTTTTCTTAGCTGAAGAGGGCAAACTTGTCTCCTCGGGCTGTTGGATTCAAGGAGGTAGTGCATGGGAGATTCTAGTACTGGTTCTGTGTGGAGTAAGTTCCTAACAAAGGTTCTTTGCTGTATTATTAGGTAGAGTCTGCCCTTGGgtcatgtttttgaaaaataccactttggggggatgcctgggtggctcagttggttaatcatctgcctttggctcaggtcgtgatgctggggtccttggatggagccccaggttgaGCCCCATCAGGGCTCCCtcctcaatgaggagtctgcttctctctcttgtgctctctctttctttgtcaaataacattttttaaaaaaatacagcttcTGAAGAATTAAAATTTGTTAGTGGTTGTAAGTCCTGTTAAAGCTTTTTAAGGTGCCATGTGCTGAAGGTTTTGTGTGTGGATTTAATACTTTTCATATGTTGGGGTTGTTGGAGTCCCAGGTCTTCTAAGGGTGGACTTGGGATTTgttgtctcttcaacaaatgaggccctctctctttctcagagaGGAAGAGTTCTGGGGGTGAGCTGCCAGAGAGAGTTGGGCCTACGGTCTATTCTTATCTCTGCAGGGAGTCGACATCCGCCACAACAAGGACCGAAAGGTTCGGCGCAAGGAGCCCAAGAGCCAGGACATCTACCTGAGACTCTTGGTCAAGGTGAGGTTGAGGCCGGAGCCCCTTAGGTGCCACCTAGAACTGCAGCTTCTAGAACCTCCTTTCTAGTATCGGGCTTCTTCAGGGGCCTGCAGGGCAGGCTCCTGTCTGTGGTTCTGCCCAGGGCTCCTGGAGGTTCAGTGTCCTCAGCCTCAGGGCTTATacagctggggagtggggaggggaattGGGGGGGCCGGGGGATGGGAAGCCATAAAAACCTTGGCAGCCCAAACCGGTTTTTTGTTAAGTTGAAGGTTGGAAGAATGGTGTGGGCTACCTACCCTGGGTTTCTATTCTGACTTTTCTCTGACCTACAGCTGTACAGGTTTCTGGCCAGACGAACCAACTCTACCTTTAACCAGGTTGTGTTGAAGAGGTTGTTCATGAGTCGCACCAACCGgccacctctgtccctttcccggATGGTGAGGAGCTGATTCCGTGGGTGACTGGATTGTGTCTTAGAGCCTGGCTTGGGGCAAGGTTGGGGGCGCTCAGAGCCTGGCCATCAGCTGGTTTCCTTCACCCCTTGGTGTGTGCAGAGCTCCAACCCTTGACCCTGGGGCTTGTAGTTAAGCAGCAGTGGGTATTTGAGCAGCTTGGGCTCATCTTGTTGTCGTGAAGTTGGGGTGGTTGTAGTGGCTTCAGGTGGCCTGCTGTCACATGACACTGGTCTCAGGTGTCATAAGCTCTCCTGAAGGAGAGATCTGTTGAAAGGTCTGCATTTTGTCTCTGGTGTTTTTCCCACCTGGACTGGAGGTTCAGCCTATGCTGATTGAAAAGCTTGTGGCATGGGTGGGTTCAACCCCTTTGGGGCCCAGCTGTCTCAGGCCTTGGGATGCCTGAAGCGGTGAGGTTGGAGTGAAATGCCAGAAGGAACTTCCTTAATGTGGAATTAATCCTTCTCCCAAAGATCCGAAAGATGAAACTGCCTGGCCGGGAAAACAAAACAGCTGTGGTTGTAGGAACCATAACGGATGATGTGCGTGTCCAGGAGGTGCCCAAGCTGAAGGTATGTGGAGGGGGCTCAGGAGTGTGGTGGGTGGGCCAGAGCCCAGACTTGCAGTAGAGTCTGCTGACCTGGCTCATCCTTGCTCACTGCTGATGACCCTCTGTCGGGGTGCCTTGAGGCTTGTGATGCATTCCTGGTCTCTTCTCTGGGTGAGGCAGGCATCGCACCTCCCTGTCTGCATGGCTTTTAGGGCTGAAGGGGGATTGTCCTTTGCATTAGTGATGCTGGGTGTCCCcaggcagcccccagccccttctGGGTCCCTCTCTGTTGTCGGTGCTGGTTCTTGAATTTACAGGTTAGCTTCAAGTCTAGATTTCTCTGCCAGTCTGTGGCCTGTGGACAAAGTCATGGGTctctttaatatttccatttccggggcgcttgggtggctcagtttgttaagtgtctgccttcggctcaggtcatgatctcagggtcctgggatccggccctgtgtcaggctcccagctcagtggggagcctgcttctacctctccctctccctttgcctttccccttgcttgtgctctctctcaggcGTGCcgctctcaaatctttaaaaaaaaaaaaaaatctccattttcttatctgtagtAACTTGAAGTTGTTGCAGCCTTAAAGGTGGTCTTGGACATAAATTAGCTATCATCAGGTCGAGAAGCTCTCTGTAACAGTGGTGTCACTAGTCTCCGCAAGCAGCTGGGTGCCTCTGCTGGACCAGGGCCATGAAGAGGAAGGCCCAGCAGCCCTTGGGTGGCCATGCATGGGGTCTGACCACATCTGTCCCGTGTGTTCCCTAGGTGTGTGCACTGCGCGTGAGTAGCCGTGCCCGGAGCCGCATCCTCAAAGCTGGAGGCAAGATCCTCACCTTCGATCAGTTGGCCCTGGACTCCCCTAAGGGTTGTGGCACTGTCTTACTCTCTGGTGAGTGTTTAGTGGCTCCTGTGGCGACTTCGGGGAGCTTGGTCCCTACCTGAACCCATCTTCCCCTTCCCAGGTCCACGCAAGGGCCGAGAGGTGTACAGACACTTTGGCAAGGCCCCAGGAACCCCACACAGCCACACCAAGTGAGTATGCCCAGCCTTGCCATCTGTACCTGGTTTTCCCCTGGACCCCACCCTGTGGATCTGGGCCTTGGGCACACTTCCAGCCTCTTCTGTTCCTCACACCAGTCCAGCCTCAGCCCCCTAGAACTCCTCCCCTCATCTTACCTGCTTTTCCTCAAGACGTGGCTTAAAGCTATTATTCCCTTTTGCTGAGATCTCTGCATAGCCAGCCCTGTAAGTGCAGTGTTCAGGGCCTGAGGCTGCATCTCCCAGGTGGAGCCTATGTCTTACCCCACTTTGGGGCAGTTCGCATCAATACTTGCCAAGCGCAGGTGCTCAGTGCCCTTGCCTGGCTTTTCCAGCAGTCTACTAGGTGTCACCCCCCCttacccccctcctttttttaagattttatttattcatgagagacacagagagagagaggcagagacacaggcagagggagaagtaggctccatgcagggatttCCAGGagcaggcctgggctgaaggtggcgctaaaccactgagccacccgggctgcccccccccttcccttTTGATGTCCCCCTGCTGGTCTATTAGAGCAGGCAGGCCCTATCCTTGCCCCTGAGAGGCATACTCtcaccttcttctccctccccgcAGACCCTACGTGAGATCCAAGGGCCGGAAGTTCGAGCGTGCCAGAGGCCGCAGGGCCAGCCGAGGCTACAAAAACTAACCCCAGATCCTGccttattattaaaaagattttgaatgcTGATGGTCCTCTGTGTATTACTGTGGTGGGGGGGGCGGGAGACGACGAGAGCGGATTGGAGCCTTAGGGTGAGTTGGGGAGTAGGACAGGACGCGGTGCCCATCTCCTTGGAGACCAGCCTGGGACGGGACCTTCCCCCAGCGGAGGGCGGAGTCAGCTCTACCTGAAGGCGCCCTCTGGCGGTTCCGACTCGTGCCTGTCGATCCTGTGCTGTTGGACCCTTACGGGCCCACTACGGCCAAAGCCCCGCCCCCCTAGTGGGCCGGATGACAGGTGTTTCCGCAGCTGCTCAATTCCCCGGATTAGCCACACCTGCTCCTCCGGGCTGGGGACAGTGGGCGGTGTGTGGACCGGGAAGTGCAGGAGGGGGCGGGCCCGCAGTGGGGGAGGGGTATGTGGGAACAGGTGAGTTGTTAGCCCTTTCAAAAAGCTGAATCTGGCGGGCCATTGGGCCCTGGGGCAGTGAGTGTGTGCCCTGGGCTAGCGCCTTCCCCTACCGGCACTCGAGGGCCTTTCCCAGGATCTGCTGTGGGCCCTCCTCTGTTTACATAAGGGGCTGGGTTCCCCGGATCCCAGGCTAAAACCTGATGAATGAGGCCAGACGGCCGGAAGAACGGCAGAAATAAATGCAGGAGGTCTCCAGGCCCCTATTCTGACCTCCGAAAAGGCAAGACAAGGAGGGATGGGGATTTGGACACGTTGGGGGAGCTGGATGGGGTGAGAGGGAGTCCTGGTTTTATTCCTCTTCGTAGCCCCTGTCGCTGTGGTGTGCAGGAAGGAAGCGTCTGGGTGTGTGATTGGAAGGAAGGGCTGCTGGTTTGCAGGAATCGGGGGTCCAGTGTCCAGAGATTGGGTCAGAAGCCTCAAAGGGTGGTCCTTGGCCAAGAATAGGTGGACAGTCAGCTAGCAAGAGATAGGTGGATTCAGGCAGGAACCCAGACAGGTCAGCTTGGCCAGGGATCAGCACAGATCAGAGGGCAGCCCAAGACCATTCTGGCTGGGAGACGGGCAGCCAATCCAAGCAACTGGCTGGTCA
This portion of the Vulpes lagopus strain Blue_001 chromosome 2, ASM1834538v1, whole genome shotgun sequence genome encodes:
- the RPL18 gene encoding 60S ribosomal protein L18 — protein: MGVDIRHNKDRKVRRKEPKSQDIYLRLLVKLYRFLARRTNSTFNQVVLKRLFMSRTNRPPLSLSRMIRKMKLPGRENKTAVVVGTITDDVRVQEVPKLKVCALRVSSRARSRILKAGGKILTFDQLALDSPKGCGTVLLSGPRKGREVYRHFGKAPGTPHSHTKPYVRSKGRKFERARGRRASRGYKN